TCAGGGCCGCAATTTGTCTGGCCAGCGTTCGGGCCTGGGCATGGCCCTCGTCGGTCAGTTCGTCGTGCCGACTGTCCGCACCGCGAAGAATGCCCATGACGTTGCCAGAGGTTTGCCCATGTCGGGCGAGTAGAAGGCGGGAGGAGGTCACCGCCGGAGTGTAGCCAGTCAGGACGGGCCAGACGGCAGCCCTAGCCACACGCCCCGGACCTCCTGCACCTCGAAACGGGCGAACAGTTCCTCGCTGTACCAGTTCTCCTTACGGGTGCGGGCGATGGCCTGACGGTGCGCGCCGCCGTGATACGCGTAGGCACGCATGCTCGCCTCGTCGTGCCAGACGCTGAAGGTGGCCTGTTGAAGCAGCGGCCACTCGCCCAATCCCAGCGCGGAAATCAGCCCGGGCTGGTCCGGCAGGAAGGCCTGGGTTCCCGGCACCGCACTCCAGAAGGCTGCCAGCCGAAGCGGACGGATCACAGCGCGGGTCAGGACGGCGGTGGGAGCCCGACTGGAGGGGGCCACGGCAGCGGCGCGGCCAAGCGGTTCCTGTCCGGCCCAGCGCCCGTGCCAGCGCAGGGGCCGCAACACCAGCGTGGTGGTCTCGGCCACCGCCCCACGCTCTTGCTGGCGCCACGGGCTGTCCTCGAACAGTTCAAAGGCGGCGCGCGACTGCCACACAGCGAAGCGGGCCCAGCGACGCAGATCCACGCTCAGCGAGAGTTTTGCACCGCTTCCGGTGCCCAGCAGACGGTAGAAATCCAGTCCGGGTAGCCCACGCAGGTGGGCATGGTCCGTCGCCATACGCCGCATGCCCGCCCGCAGATCAGCGGGCGCATAACGGTTGACGGTCAGGGTTACAAATGGAGAGGGCGCCGGCACAGACATCGTGAGAAGTCTAGAGCGACACCGCACGCAGACCTTGGCCTGCCCCACGGTTGACGTGGCCGA
This sequence is a window from Deinococcus humi. Protein-coding genes within it:
- a CDS encoding spheroidene monooxygenase — protein: MSVPAPSPFVTLTVNRYAPADLRAGMRRMATDHAHLRGLPGLDFYRLLGTGSGAKLSLSVDLRRWARFAVWQSRAAFELFEDSPWRQQERGAVAETTTLVLRPLRWHGRWAGQEPLGRAAAVAPSSRAPTAVLTRAVIRPLRLAAFWSAVPGTQAFLPDQPGLISALGLGEWPLLQQATFSVWHDEASMRAYAYHGGAHRQAIARTRKENWYSEELFARFEVQEVRGVWLGLPSGPS